In one Nitrospirota bacterium genomic region, the following are encoded:
- a CDS encoding AAA family ATPase: protein MYTKYFGMREIPFSISPDPSYLYMSEVHREALSHLLYGLGGSGGFILLTGEVGAGKTTICRCVLDKVPEQTDVAFVLNPMLSIEELLASVCDEFGIAYPKGTVSVKEYVDAINAYLIDAHTRGRKTVIIIEEAQNLTPEVLEHLRLLTNLETNKCKLLQIMLLGQSELRDMVARPELRQLSQRITARYHLGPLSRSEVSAYVMHRLSVAGCRTGIFSASALSRLYRLSGGIPRMINLICDRALLGAFSENRATIDRKTIELAAAEVTGSVGSGRQALRWAFAALLLVASGLAFSSGLFTRERLQGADRSADVPEKSNLTSVSATQQTPALLLPDGVSGPEGRAAAFGDLLSQWKAPLTDAEPEKGCDQLMPYGLYCLKAHADMETLRKINRPSLLHLSGAGGTEEFVTLVSLNDVSAVIVAGKTPRTVAMAELEARWTGQFMALQRMVPDFEGTISHGSSGSAVSWLEGQLSRISGRQPMWGKMTFDALMEKEVKEYQRKEGLKPDGIVGSRTMERIQGAAIRMDPVLLAGERGI from the coding sequence ATGTATACAAAATATTTTGGCATGAGAGAAATCCCGTTCTCCATTTCGCCCGATCCATCCTATCTCTATATGAGCGAAGTGCATCGTGAGGCACTTTCACACCTTCTGTATGGACTCGGGGGGAGCGGCGGATTTATCCTTCTGACAGGCGAAGTGGGGGCGGGCAAGACCACGATATGCCGCTGCGTTTTGGATAAGGTGCCTGAGCAGACCGATGTAGCTTTTGTGCTGAATCCGATGCTGAGCATCGAGGAACTTCTTGCCTCGGTTTGTGATGAATTTGGCATTGCGTATCCGAAAGGAACCGTCAGCGTCAAGGAATACGTGGATGCGATCAATGCGTATCTTATCGATGCGCATACAAGAGGGAGAAAGACGGTCATTATCATAGAGGAGGCCCAGAACCTGACTCCCGAGGTGTTGGAGCACCTGCGCCTGCTCACGAACCTTGAAACGAACAAATGCAAACTGCTCCAGATCATGCTGCTGGGGCAGTCTGAACTTCGCGATATGGTGGCTCGGCCCGAGCTTCGGCAGTTATCTCAGAGGATCACGGCCCGGTATCATCTCGGTCCGCTGTCGCGCAGCGAAGTCTCGGCTTATGTAATGCATCGTCTTTCCGTCGCCGGATGCCGTACGGGCATATTTTCTGCGTCTGCGCTCAGCAGGCTGTATCGCCTGAGCGGAGGTATACCGAGGATGATCAACCTGATCTGCGACCGTGCACTGCTCGGAGCTTTTTCAGAGAACCGGGCGACGATTGACAGGAAGACCATTGAATTGGCAGCAGCCGAGGTGACCGGAAGCGTTGGCAGCGGCCGGCAGGCTCTCAGATGGGCTTTTGCTGCGCTCTTGCTGGTGGCGTCGGGTCTCGCCTTTTCGTCGGGACTGTTTACCCGGGAAAGGCTGCAGGGTGCGGACAGATCAGCTGATGTTCCGGAGAAAAGTAATCTGACGTCGGTCTCGGCCACGCAGCAGACTCCTGCGCTGCTATTGCCTGATGGCGTTTCCGGTCCTGAGGGAAGGGCGGCTGCTTTTGGAGACTTGCTTTCGCAATGGAAGGCGCCTTTAACAGACGCAGAGCCGGAAAAGGGCTGCGATCAGCTCATGCCCTATGGTCTGTATTGTCTTAAGGCCCATGCGGACATGGAGACGCTGCGGAAGATAAACAGGCCGTCTTTACTGCATTTGAGCGGCGCTGGCGGGACTGAGGAATTCGTGACTCTGGTATCGCTGAACGATGTCAGTGCCGTGATTGTTGCGGGCAAGACGCCAAGGACGGTTGCCATGGCAGAGCTTGAAGCCCGCTGGACAGGTCAGTTCATGGCTCTTCAGCGGATGGTGCCTGACTTTGAGGGGACCATATCACATGGCAGCAGCGGATCAGCGGTGTCCTGGCTCGAAGGACAGCTTTCCCGCATAAGCGGACGACAGCCTATGTGGGGGAAAATGACATTTGACGCATTGATGGAAAAAGAGGTGAAGGAGTATCAAAGAAAAGAGGGCCTTAAGCCGGACGGGATCGTGGGGTCCCGGACAATGGAGCGTATTCAGGGGGCCGCAATACGCATGGATCCGGTTTTACTGGCCGGCGAAAGGGGTATATAG